Part of the Solidesulfovibrio fructosivorans JJ] genome is shown below.
CGGGGAAGAAGGAAAGAGCGAAGAGGGTGCGAGAGGGGAACCCTTTTTGAAAAAAGTGTTCCCCTCTCGCGCTCTCCCCTCCCAAAAACTTCTAACGGTGACGTTTTGTTATCGTTAAAAGTCTTTTGAAGGGGGGCCGGGGGGGAAACTTATCCACAGAAAAATTTTCCCCCGGCCTCTTCCAGGCCCCGCATTGACCCGAAGGCGTCGGGCGGCTATATTCGTGTATCTTTTACCCAGAGTTCAGGCATGACTAAAGACCCCTACACCAAATTCGCCGAGTTCATCGCTCGCAAAAAGCTCAAGATGACGCCCCAACGGCGCAGAATCCTCGAGGTGTTTCTGTCCGAGGAAGGCCATGTGACGTCCGAGGAGCTCTACCAGAAAGTCAAGCGGGAATACGACGGCATCGGCCAGGCCACGGTCTACCGCACGCTCAAGTTGCTGGCCGATTCGGGGCTGGCCAAGGCCGTGGAATTCGGCGACGGGGCCCTGCGTTACGAGATATTGTACGGCCAAAGCCACCACGACCACCTCATCTGCGAATGCTGCGGCATCAACGTGGAGGTGGTGGACCCGTCCATCGAACGTCTCCAGGAGGAAGTCGCCCGCCGCCACGGCTTCAAGCTCACCGCCCACAAGCTCTACCTCTACGGCATTTGTCCGGACTGCCAGAAGAAAGCCTCCGGGAACGGATAGCGTCCCCACATGCCCCGCCTGCTCCTGCTTCCCAGGTCCGACGTCAAAAATCGGCCTGTGGCGACCGCCATCGCCGCATACCGGCACAGCATCGCGCTCGGCATCATCATTTGCGCCCACCTGCTGATGGTGCCCCTGGATACGCACCGGGGCGAGCTTTTCGGCCCGATGCTCCTGCTGGCGCTCTACCTCGTCGGATTTTTGCTCCTCAGCCAACGGCACTGGTTTTCCGTCTGCATTCTGGCCATGGGCTCCTTTGCCCTGGCGGGCGCGGTGGCCAATTCCTTCTTCAACAGCCTGCCGCTGACGACCCTGACGCTGGCCTGCAGCTGCGTCTTCGACCTGATGCTGATCGTTTTCATGCTGGCCTGGCTTTTCCGACAACGCAAGATGCCGCTCGACAACATCATGGCCGGCATCATCGTCTTCATGCTCATGGCCGCGCTGTGGACCCAGCTTTACGCCCTGGCCTGCCTGGCCACGCCGGGGGCGGTGCGCGGTCCCGACGGCGGACTTGGAGCGTATCCTTCCATCACGCTGTATTATTTCAGCGTCATCACCCTGACCACAGCCGGCTTCGGCGACGTGACCCCGGTTTCGGCCATGGCCCGGATGCTGGCCGCCTACGAGGCGCTCATCGGCCAGATCTACCTCGTGGTGTTCATCGCCCTGCTCATGGGCCGCCATTTCGCGCCGACGGCGAAGGAGAAAGAGAATGCGAGAGGGGAAACCCTTTGAAAAGGGTTTCCCCTCTCGCGCTCTCCCCTTCCGAAACTTTTCAACGGGTACAGATGCGGTAACGATCCTACGCTGTCACCGTGAAGAGTCTTGGAAAGGGGGGCCGGGGGGAGAACCTTTCTACAAGAAAGGTTTCCCCCCGGCATCATTTTCGAAAACACTCTTCATGGAACGGCTCCAACCAGCGCCTGGCCTGGCCGCATCGCGAACAATACGGCTTGCGCGCCCATCAAAAAAAACAGTCCACAAAGGCGTCCACGCCAACGCCGACCATGTAGTCCTCCAAATGGACATCGCGCAGACGATTCGCGATCGCTTCCCGCGTATGACGGCACCCCCTGATTCGAGTTTCCAGAACAGCACCGTCTTCTTTGAAAAAATATTCGCCGTACAACTTCAATTCCGTTATGAGGCCTTCTTTGACATCGAAGTGTATTTCGACCACGCCGCCCCCGGTTCGAATGGATTTCGAAAAGGCATAGCGCGGCGAACAGCCGAAATTCCAATCGTATGAACGGTATTTTCTGTCCGCGAGCAGCGCGATGCCGCGTTGCGCATCAGGCGTCAGCCGGTTATCCCCCTTAGAGCCGCCCGCATCGATTTCATGGAAGACGAATTGGATAAAGTCCTCGACGGACAACGGCACCCGCAAAAACGAACGGATATTGGCCACGCGCGCCGTAACACTTTTGACAGCCTTGTCCTTGTATTTCGCCGGATTGACGACAAGCGCCCGGGCGATGTCCGGCATGGAGGCGGCATACAGCAACGTCCCGTGGTGCAAGACGCGGTTTCCCAAAGCGAACTGGGCATTGCCCGATATCTTCCGGCCGTGCACGGTCAGGTCGTTGCGGCCGTCCAGGCGGCACGGCACGCCGAGTTTCTGCAAGGCCGCGACAATGGGATCGGTAAACCGCTTGAAATCCAACGCGGTGGTTGTCCGCCCGGTCGTGATGAAGGTGAAATTCACGTTCCCGAGGTCGTGAAATACCGCGCCGCCGCCGGTCAGCCGCCGGACGACAGGAATGCCCTGGGCCGCGACGAACGCCGCATTGATTTGGGCATGGGCGTTCTGGTTGCGGCCGATGATGATGGACGGCCTGTTGCGCCACAACATGAAGACATCCGCCGTGTCGTGGCGCAACAGCCATTCCTCGGTGGCGAGATTCACCGCCGGGTCGGTCGTTTCCAGATGCAAGGAGCGCACAGGGCACCTCGTCTTCGTCTTTTCGACAATGCCGTGTTATCGCGCGGGGGGCGCCGGCGTCACGACCGCTTCATGTCGTCGATGAGTCCTTGCAGAGCCTGCGCCTGGGCAGCCATCGACTCCACGGCCTGGGAGGAATGGTGCATGGCCTCGGAAAGCTCCACCGAGATGCGGGACACGTCGGACACGCTGCGGCTGATCTCCTGGCTCGTGGCGGATTGCTGTTCCGCCGCCGTGGCGATGGAGCGCACCTGGCCCGAGGTCCGCTCGACCAGGGCCACGATCTCCTCCAGGGAATCCCCGGACTGCCCGGCCAGCCCGGTCGCCTCCTCGATGGAGTCCACGGCCCGCTCCACGCCGTCGAGGCTTTCCGTGGTCCGCCTCTGGATATCCCGGATGGCCTGATCGACCTCGGCCGTGGCGGCCATGGTTTTTTCCGCGAGCTTTCTCACCTCGTCGGCAACCACGGCGAATCCCCGCCCGGCCTCGCCGGCGCGCGCCGCCTCGATGGCGGCATTTAAGGCAAGCAGATTGGTCTGGTCGGCGATGTCGGAAATCACGCTGAGAACCGCCCCGATATCCTTGGCCTGTCCGCCGAGCAGGGACATGGTTTCCTTGAGTGCCAACGCCTGCGTACGGGCCTTGCCGATGCCGGTCACGGCCTTCGAGACCACGTTCGCGCCGTCCTTGGCGCTTTGGCCGGTATGGACCGCCGCTTCCGCGGCATCGGCCGCGTTTTTCGCCACCTCGATCACCGTGGCGTTCATCTCCTCCATGGCGGCGGCGATTTCCCCCATCCGCGTACTCTGGATTTCCGTTCCCTGATTGGATTGCCCGATCTGGGCCGAAAGCTCCTCGGAGGCCTGGGACACCACGCCCGGCGAGTCCGGAACAAAAGCGGGCGGCCTACCTGATGCTCGCAACGCTGTTGTTGCTGGCCACGGACAAGCTGCACGGCATCAGTGCGGGTATTGTGCTGATCGTGATCACATTCGTCACATTCCTGCCCGGTGTGCGACTCATGGACGGCCAACGCTTCTCCAAGATCAATTTCGCGCCGCTTTTCTTTATCATGGGCTGCATGGCCATCGGCAGCGCCGGCGGCGCCCTGAAAGTCACGGACTGGATCGCGCAGATCGCCTTGCCCTACTTCCATGGACTCGGCGACAACATGGCCGGCGGAGCGGCCTATTTCCTGGGCCTCGCCGCCAACTTCCTGTTGACCCCCCTGGCGGCGACCACCACCATGACTTCACCCCTGGCCGAGTTGGGCAGACAGATGCACGGGGACGCGCGCGCCCTGTACTTCGCCTTTCAATACGGACTGGACAACTACATCTTTCCTTACGAATATGCGGTGCTGCTGTACTTTTTCAGCTCCGGCTACATTCTTTCCAAAGACATGTTCAAGGTGCTGGCCGTACGCGTTGTCCTGGCCGGGCTTTTTGTCACCTTCCTGGCCATGCCATTTTGGAACATGCTGCTTCATTAAAAGGTGACCGTTCCCTGTCGGCGTACCTGGCCCTGATAAATCCTATCAGGGCCTTTTTCATTCCCGCGCCGACAAAGAGGAACGTGGATAAGGAGAAGCGCTCTCCGGCCGCGACCGGGGCCGGCCCTTGTCACCCTGGCCAATGGCCCACGGTCCCCTTCTCTCCCGTTCACATCGATAATCAGCGATATCCTTCGACCGAAGCGTTGACATCACACGGCGGGCGATGGCACGCGATTGAAGGCAACCGGCCCGGGACATTTCACGGCGAGGTTCTTTGAGCCTTGGCTACTTTTCCTCATTATAGCCATTCGGACATTCGGCCAGGGCGTGGCTCTCAACCTCTTTGGCCGGGCCGGGCTGTCCCGTGGACAACCCGGTTTCGACGCCCTTTGCCCATTGTTCGGCTTCGGCCTTTGTTCCCCGAAAGTCTTGCAGGTCGCCGGGAAGCCGTGCCTGCGAATCCTGGCTTCCCACTGGAGATTTCCCCGCTTGCGGAATGTGGCCATTGCTCCACCTCTCTGTTGGAGCAAGTGGAGCAAACGTTGGAGCAGAAAATCAAGAAGGCGACCTGTCGTCTTCGACAAGTCGCCTTCACGTGCTGTAATCATTGAATTTAACTGGCGCGCCCGGAGAGATTCGAACTCCCGGCCTGCGGATTCGAAGTCCGACGCTCTATCCGGCTGAGCTACGGGCGCGTGAACATTCCCTAATTGCCCGGACGGCCCCCCGTCAAGGCGCAGACAAGGAGATCGGCCGGCCATGACCGCCGCTTCCGCCGACATCCCCCCGCACACCGTCGCCGTCTCGGCCGAACTGCGCCCCATTTTCGATCGCTTCCTGGCCATACAGCGCGAGCACACCGTCGATCTCGAAAGGGCCCTGGCCGCCCGCGACAGCGAAGACCTCTCCCGGCTGGCCCACACCATCCGGGGCTCGACCGCCACCTTCCAGCTCCCCGAAGCGGCGGACATGGCCCTGGCCCTGGAGGAGGCCGTGGCCAACGCCGACTTTGCCGCCGCCGGCCGGCTCATCGCCGCCCTGGCCCGTTATTTCCACGAAACGGACATCGTCTTCGTCGACGCCCGGAACATGGCCGCAACGGTTGCCTCCAAGAAAAAAAGCCCCTAATATCCAGCAATCGGCACTCCTGCCGGGATCGGGGGCTCCATCATGCGCTTTCTCATCGTGGATGACGACGAAAGCATTATCCTGTTTTTGCGGACCTTTCTTTCCGCCTACGCCGAATGCCTCACCGCCTGCGACGGCATGGAGGCCCTTACCGCCTTCGAGGCCGCCCTGGAGGAGGACAGGCCCTTCACCGCCGTCTTCATGGACATCCTCATGCCTGGCATGGACGGCAACGAAGTGGTCCAGGCCCTGCGCCGCATCGAGGACGCCCACAATCCGGCCGAACGCTTCAAGCTCATCATGATTTCCGTGCTGACGGACACCAAAAACGTCAGTGAATCCTTCTTTCACGGCCGGGCCGAAGCCTATCTGCCCAAACCCCTGCGCCGTGAAACCCTGCTGGCGGAACTGGCCAAGCTCGGCCTCATCACCCCGCCGCCCCTGTCGCAATAGCGGCCCCATGCCGCCCGCCCGGCGACACGGCCCTCCCGACGGAGCCGAAAGGGCCGCGCCCGTCCCCGCCGGCACTCAGGACGCCGACCCGACACCTTGTTGGGTGATGAAAAAGGCGCTGCTCCAGGCCATGGCCTCGCTGGCGCAGGTCTTGACCGTTTCCAGGTCGAAGCCGAGCTTGCGGGTCAGCTCGTCCAGGCGCGGCCAGTCCGCGTCCTCGATGCAGCTCACGAGGTCGAGCAGCGGCTCGTATTCGCTCTGGATCTCCCGACGCAGCGCCGCCTTGAGCGTTTCCTCCAGGGGGAGGTGCTCCGTCACCTTGGCCATGGGCATGCCCAGGATGGCGTCGAGCAGGGAAAAAAGCCCCAGCAGAAACAGCGAGCCCGGATTGAAGTCCCAGTAGTCGTAGCGCTTGGCCACAAGCTCCAGAAACCGCGCCCGCCCCAGGGACAGCTCGGCCAGCTCGCGCGGCATGTCGCCGTGCTGGGCCATGTCGGCCAAGAGCACGGCCCGCAGCCAATTGCGCATCTTGATCGAGCCGAGCATCATGATGGCTTGGCGGATGGACTGGATTTTTTGCGGAAAGC
Proteins encoded:
- a CDS encoding Fur family transcriptional regulator; the protein is MTKDPYTKFAEFIARKKLKMTPQRRRILEVFLSEEGHVTSEELYQKVKREYDGIGQATVYRTLKLLADSGLAKAVEFGDGALRYEILYGQSHHDHLICECCGINVEVVDPSIERLQEEVARRHGFKLTAHKLYLYGICPDCQKKASGNG
- a CDS encoding potassium channel family protein; protein product: MPRLLLLPRSDVKNRPVATAIAAYRHSIALGIIICAHLLMVPLDTHRGELFGPMLLLALYLVGFLLLSQRHWFSVCILAMGSFALAGAVANSFFNSLPLTTLTLACSCVFDLMLIVFMLAWLFRQRKMPLDNIMAGIIVFMLMAALWTQLYALACLATPGAVRGPDGGLGAYPSITLYYFSVITLTTAGFGDVTPVSAMARMLAAYEALIGQIYLVVFIALLMGRHFAPTAKEKENARGETL
- a CDS encoding lipoate--protein ligase, which gives rise to MRSLHLETTDPAVNLATEEWLLRHDTADVFMLWRNRPSIIIGRNQNAHAQINAAFVAAQGIPVVRRLTGGGAVFHDLGNVNFTFITTGRTTTALDFKRFTDPIVAALQKLGVPCRLDGRNDLTVHGRKISGNAQFALGNRVLHHGTLLYAASMPDIARALVVNPAKYKDKAVKSVTARVANIRSFLRVPLSVEDFIQFVFHEIDAGGSKGDNRLTPDAQRGIALLADRKYRSYDWNFGCSPRYAFSKSIRTGGGVVEIHFDVKEGLITELKLYGEYFFKEDGAVLETRIRGCRHTREAIANRLRDVHLEDYMVGVGVDAFVDCFF
- a CDS encoding methyl-accepting chemotaxis protein; translation: MVSQASEELSAQIGQSNQGTEIQSTRMGEIAAAMEEMNATVIEVAKNAADAAEAAVHTGQSAKDGANVVSKAVTGIGKARTQALALKETMSLLGGQAKDIGAVLSVISDIADQTNLLALNAAIEAARAGEAGRGFAVVADEVRKLAEKTMAATAEVDQAIRDIQRRTTESLDGVERAVDSIEEATGLAGQSGDSLEEIVALVERTSGQVRSIATAAEQQSATSQEISRSVSDVSRISVELSEAMHHSSQAVESMAAQAQALQGLIDDMKRS
- a CDS encoding Hpt domain-containing protein, translating into MTAASADIPPHTVAVSAELRPIFDRFLAIQREHTVDLERALAARDSEDLSRLAHTIRGSTATFQLPEAADMALALEEAVANADFAAAGRLIAALARYFHETDIVFVDARNMAATVASKKKSP
- a CDS encoding response regulator, giving the protein MRFLIVDDDESIILFLRTFLSAYAECLTACDGMEALTAFEAALEEDRPFTAVFMDILMPGMDGNEVVQALRRIEDAHNPAERFKLIMISVLTDTKNVSESFFHGRAEAYLPKPLRRETLLAELAKLGLITPPPLSQ